AATAGAACGTAAGCCGAAACCTCCGTCCGCTCCGCTTTCGTATAATTCCTTCCAGGTTTCGCTTTTTTCTTTAGTAGGATCGAAGGGAATTCCCTCATCTAAAATGGAGAATTTCCAACTTCGTTTATTCTTCTTCATTCTAAGTTCTATCTTAGAATGATTCGGCTCAGAGAAGCCATGTTCTATCACGTTCGTCATCGCCTCGTCTAAGCAGAAGACAATCCTGCCTTTCACGATATCCGCACATTCCTCTCCCAAAAATTCGCGAACCTCGCTGCGAATTTTGGATAACTCGTCCAGATCGACAGAGTATAACTGGATTTTTTCCTGAGAGGGATCCATTGTGCGGATCTTATACTCCGCCGATAGCGTCGTCTAAGGTCGGAAAGATCCTGACTTTTTTGGTGAAGTACATGAGCTCCATCGTATCCTTTACTTCCTTTTTCAGGCTGCAGAATACGATCTCTCCGGACTTCTCCTTTAAGAACTTTTGGATCGAGTTCAATACTCCGATTCCTGCCGACGCGATATAAGTCAACGCAGCACAATCGCAGATGATCGTCTTGATCCCATTTCCGACAGCAGCTTCTAACTTGATCTTCAGATCCGGTGCAGTCTTTGCATCCAGTTCGCCAGCGACCTTAAGAATTAATTTGCTGCCTTCTACTTTTTCGTTAAATGTGAGATTTGCCATTACACACCCTTCCTTAATTCTTTCATTAAATCTTTCGCTTGGATGATTCCGTAAAGTTTCCTTTCTAGAGTATCTATCTCATAATAATATTTTATGTTAGGATCCCCTTCAAAGATATGCGCATATTTTCTGATCCCTTGGATCGCCTTCTTCGCATTTCCTTCTAGAATTCCCTTGGTGATAGTATAATAGAGTTCTATCGCCAAAGAATCCTTAAGATTTTCCTTAAAGCCGTGCTCTCTCTTACTTAAAGCGTCCAAAAGATTTTCTACTTCTTGTTCGCTATATGTTTCCGAATCGCTATAATTCACAATATAACGAGAAAGTAATTTTTTGCACCGGATCAGGTTATTCACCTTTGCAGCAGATAGAATCTGCTGATAAAGATTATGGACTTCAGAGTCCAAATAAACCTTCTGCCGAGTGCCGTCCAATTTAACCGGTTCGAATGCGGATTTCAATTCTTCTTTAGAAAAGTTTTTGATCGAATCCTCGAATAATTTCTCGTTATTACTGCTGGTTAATTTAGCAAATTCTTTTAAAGGTTTTTCTAAAACAGCTACGAACTCTAACGCTTCCTGAGAAAAAGCTATATTCTGTACTTCTTGGATCTTTTCCAGAAAGAAAATGCATGAATCGCCTAGAG
Above is a window of Leptospira semungkisensis DNA encoding:
- a CDS encoding ATP-binding protein, translating into MDPSQEKIQLYSVDLDELSKIRSEVREFLGEECADIVKGRIVFCLDEAMTNVIEHGFSEPNHSKIELRMKKNKRSWKFSILDEGIPFDPTKEKSETWKELYESGADGGFGLRSIKKIMVVRYQRLKNPPRNKLTLIHTRE
- a CDS encoding STAS domain-containing protein, whose amino-acid sequence is MANLTFNEKVEGSKLILKVAGELDAKTAPDLKIKLEAAVGNGIKTIICDCAALTYIASAGIGVLNSIQKFLKEKSGEIVFCSLKKEVKDTMELMYFTKKVRIFPTLDDAIGGV